The following DNA comes from Streptomyces sp. Ag109_O5-10.
CGCGAGCGCCCCGCCGATCAGGGGCCCGACGACCGGTATCCAGGCGTAACCCCAGTCCGAGGTGCCCTTGTTGGGGATCGGCAGGAAGGTGTGCACCAGGCGCGGGCCGAGGTCGCGCGTCGGGTTGATGGCGTAGCCGGTGGGGCCGCCGAGCGACAGCCCGATGCCGACGACCAGCAGCGAGACGATCAGCACGGTGGTGCCGGACTCGCCGAGCCCCTTGGTCAGCCCGAACGCAAGGATCGGCAGGACCAGCGCGATCGTCGCGATGATCTCGGTGACGAGGTTGGCGACCGGGTTCCGGATCTCCGGGATGGTGGAGAAGATGCCGAGTGTCGGCGTCGGCTCCTCGCCCGACTCCTCGTCGGGCACGTTGGCCTGGAACTGGGCCAGGTAGACCAGGTACGTCAGGACGGCGCCGAGCATCGCGCCGACGAACTGTCCGAGCAGGTAGACCCAGACCTTGCCCCACTTCCCGGTGTCGACGGCGATGCCGATGGTGACCGCGGGGTTCAGCTGCCCGCCGGAGAGCGGAGCGGCCGTGTAGGCGCCGGCGAGGACACCGAATCCCCAGCCGAACGCGATGGCCACCCACCCCGCGGCCTGGGCCTTGGAGTGTCTCAGGGTGATCGCGGCGCAGACACCCGCGCCGAACAGGATCAGGATGGCCGTGCCGATGACTTCGCCGACGAAGATGTCTCCGTTGCTCATGGCGGCTCCTAGGGCGCTGGCCGGGGATCGACCCCGGCGCTTTGAGCAGAACCGGTTCCCTTGGCGACGTCAGCCGAAGGCAGGGAAGGTCCCGCGCCCCGCCCGGCGTCCATGACGAGCGTGCCGTAACGGCCGAATCGCCCATGGGAGAGGGAGCTTCGAGGCAGGAGCGGCTCATGGCGCAGTGCCTGAATACGCCGAGAATGTACGGCGATGTCGACCGACACCGGAAGTTTTCACCGGCACCCGGGGGGCGTCAAGGTCGCCGACGGCAACGATGACAGGCAACCGCCGGAGCGCACCTGTGGCCGGGGCGCGAACAGCTCGCCCTGCGCCGGCTGTGCCCCGGCGGACAGTGCGGCCGCGAGCTGGATTTCGGTCTCCACGCCCTCGACGGCCACCAGGGCGCCGAGCTCCTCGCGAGGAGCTCCGGTGCGGCGATCCCTCTTCATTTCGGTTCATTTCGGGGTGGTCACGCAGGTTGTGCACCTCTGCGGTCACATCCGCCCCGTCAGCGCACCGCTATCACGGACGATCCGTGCCCGAACAGCCCCTGGTTGGCCGTGATCCCCACGCGCGCGTGCGCCACCTGCCGGTCGCCCGCCGCGTCCCGCAACTGCCATGTCAGCTCGCAGACCTGGGCGATCGCCTGGGCCGGCACCGCCTCCCCGAAGGAGGCGAGCCCCCCGCTGGCGTTCACCGGTATGCGGCCGCCCGGTGCCGTCGCGCCCTCGCGCAGCAGCTTCGCCGCCTCGCCCTCCGCGCACAGCCCGAGATCCTCGTACCACTGCAACTCCAGCGCGGTGGACAGGTCGTACACCTCGGCGAGGGACAGTTCCTCGGGGCCGATGCCCGCCTCTTGGTAGGCGGCCCGCGCGATCGAGGCCCGGAAGGGCTCCGGGGGCGGCTCCACCGCCGCCGCGGAGTCCGTGGCGATGTCCGGCAGGTCCAGCACCGTGCTGGGATAGCGGGGCGTGACCGTGGACACGGCGCGGATCCGCACCGGCCGTGGTGCCCCGTGCCGGCGGGCGAACTCCAGGCTGGACAGCACCAGCGCGGCCCCGCCGTCGGAGGTGGCGCAGATGTCCAGCAGCCGCAGCGGATCGGCGACCACCTGGGACGCGGCGACCTCCTCTGCGGTGACCCGCCTGCGGTAGCGGGCGTACGGGTTGAGTGCTCCCAGGGCCGCGTTCTTGACCTTGACCAGGGCGAAGTCCTCGGGGGTGTCCCCGAACACCGCCATCCTGCGGCGCGCGTAGAGACCGAAGTACGTGGGGTTCGTCGCCCCCAGCAGCCGGAAGCGCAGCCAGTCGGGATCGTCGGGCCGGTCTCCTCCGGCGGGCCGGAAGAAACCCTTGGGCGCCGCGTCCGCGCCCACCACGAGCACCACGTCCGCGAGGCCCGCCAGGATCTGCGCCCGCGCCGCGGCGACCGCCTGGGCCCCGGACGCGCACGCCGCGTACACGCTCGCGACCCGCGCCCCCTGCCAGCCCAGCGCCCTGGCGAAGGTCGCGCCCGCCACATAGCCCGGATACCCGCCGCGCACCGTGTCCGCGCCCACGACCGAGCCGATGTCCCGCCATTCCAGTCCGGCGTCCGCGAGCGCCGCGCGGGCCGCCGCCGTTCCGTACTCGACGAAGCTCCGGCCCCACTTGCCCCACGGGTGCATGCCCACGCCGAGCACCGCCACGTCCGCCGTCATGCCGCCACCCCCGTCGGCCGCCAGTGCCAGGTCGTCCAGGCCGTCTCCGTGTCCTCACTCAGGACTCCGGGGACGACCTCGACCTCCATGCCCACCGCCAGATCGGCGACGGTGATCCCGGGAACCGCCTGCCCCAGCACCACGATCCGCTCGGGCTCCAGCTCCACAGCGATCAACGCGTACGGTTCCCACGGAAGTTCCGGATCGCTCACATAGGGTGACGGGGGACGGTACCTGCTGTCGGTGTACGACCAGATCCGCCCGCGCCGGGAGAGCGGGACCTCCTCCAGGTCGCCGCCCGCGCAGCCGGGGTTGCGGCAGTGGGCGTCCTCGCGCGGGAAGAAGACCGAGGCGCAGGCCGCACAGCGGGTTCCCAGCAGCCGGAAGCCGTCCCCCTCGCCCGTGAACCAGCCGTCGGCCGCCGGTGTGCGTCTACGCGACAAAGCTCCTCCAGGACACGAGATCTGACGGAACGTCAGAAGTGTGCCACGGGCGGCCGGGATTGGGCAGGCCGCGTCGGCGCCCCTCGGCCGGCCGCGCGTTTCCGGTTCCGGGGCCGCCACGTGTCGGTTCACTTCCGGAAGAGGGTGTTCCAGTGACCGTAAGACGCCGTACTCCTGATCGGATAAAGTCCGCGCGTGTCCGAAAATCAGCACCCAATTGCCAACTCTGCTCCGGGCTCGCACTGTTCGAGCTGCGGAGCGGCCTACGGAGAGGGAATCTCCGGCTGGCCCCGCACCTGCCCGGCCTGCGGCCATGTCGCCTACCGCAACCCGCTGCCGGTGGCGATCGCCCTCCAGCCCGTCTACGACACGAAGGGCACCGCCCTGGTCGTCATCACCCGCACCGTGGCGCCCGCCCGCGGCGGCACCGCGCTGCCCGGGGGCTACGTCGACGACCGCGAGGACTGGCGGCACGCCGTCGTCCGCGAACTCAAGGAGGAGACGGGCATCGACGCGGCCGCCCGCGACGTACGGCTCGTCGACGCCATGAGCTCGCCCGACGGGCACCTGCTGCTGTTCGGCCTCCTGCCGGAACGCCCGGCCGAAGGCCTCCCGCCGTCGGGCGCGACCGACGAGACCGACGGCTGGCACCTGCTGCGCCGCCCCGAGGAACTCGCCTTCCCTCTGCACAGCGTGGCCGTACGCGCGTGGTTCGAGGGCCGATACTGAGCCCGCCGGCTCAGCCCAGCCCTCTGACCCGGACGGGCCGGGACGGCTTGCTCACGCCGCTCTCGTCGTCGCGTCGGACCACCACCTGCCGGCCCTCCCAGCGGGCGACGTAACGCTCCATCTCCGGCTCCTCCCAGCCGTCGCCCGCGTCCGGCACGAACAGCCCGCCTCCGGTCCGCCCCCGGGCAGGCGCCCACACCTCAAGCCGCGTCCCGCCGTCCTCGTCCCGCACGGGCAGGACGGCACCCGCGCGCGCCAGCACCGGGATCCGCGACAGCGGGGCATCGACGAGCACCTGCCCGGGACCCTCGTAGGCCTGCTCGGTCACCGTGTCGTACCAGCGGCCCCGGGGCAGCTGCACCGCACGCCGGTCGGCGCCCGGATCCAGCACCGGAGCCACCAGCAGGGCGTCGCCCAGCAGGAACGCGTCCTCGCAGTCACGCAGCGCCCGGTCCTCCGGCGCCCCCCACCACACCGGCCGCACATACGGCGCTCCGGTCCGCCGGGCCAGCTGCGCCAGCGTCATGAAGTACGGCAGCAGACGCCGCCGTTCGACAAGCGCCACGCGCGCGTGCTCCAGCACCTCGCTCCCGAACTCCCACGGCTCCCGGCGCCCCGCCCCGATGCTCGCGTGCGTACGGAACAGCGGCAGGTACGCGCCCAGCTGGAACCAGCGCAGGAACAGCTCCGGCGACGGACTCCCGTCGTAACCGCCTACGTCCGGCCCTGAGTACGGCACTCCGCACAACCCGAGACCCAGCACCAGCGACAGGGACGCGCGCAGCCCCGGCCACCCGGTGGCGACGTCACCGGACCACGTGCCGCCATAGCGCTGCACACCGGCCCAGCCCGAGCGGGAGAACAGGAACGGCCGCTCCCCGGGCACGAGTCCGCGCAGACCCTCGTAGGCCGCCCGCGCCATGCAGAGCGCGTAGACGTTGTGCGCCTCCCGGTGGTCGCCGCCGCGCCCCTCCAGGGCGTGCCGCGCCGAGCGCGGCAGCGTCGACTCGCCGAACGCGGTGAAGGACGTCGGCTCGTTCATGTCGTGCCAGAACCCGGCGAACCCCAGCGCGAGGCGCTCCTCGTAAAGCCCGCCCCACCACGCGCGCACGCGCGCGTCCGTGAAGTCGGGGAAGACCGCCTCCCCGGGCCACACCACCCCCTCCACCGTCCGCCCCGACGGATCACGGACGAAGGCGTCGACCGCCGTCCCGCTGTCGTAGACCGGGTTGCCCGGCTCGGCCTTCACCGCGGGGTCGACGATCGACACCAGCCGGATCCCGTCCCGCCGCAACTCCTCCGCCAGCGTCGACAGCTTCGGGAAACGCTCTTGATCGACCGTGAACACCTGGTGGCCGTCGTAGTGGTCGATGTCCAGATGGACGGCGTCCAGCGGCAGACCGCGCTCCTGGTAACCGGCGACGATCCGCCGCACCTCCTGCTCACTGCCGAAACCCCAGCGCGCGTGGTGATGGCCCAGCGCCCACGCCGGCGGCAGCGCGGGCGCTCCCGTGAGCGAGGCCCACGTGTGCAGCACGCGCGCGGGGGTGCCCACCATCACCCAGCAGCGCAGCGGACCGCCGTCCATCCGCAGCTCACAGCGCCCGGTCCGGTCGTGCCCGGAACCGGCGCCCTCCTCGCCCTCCCGGAGCGTCACGGTCCCGTCCCAGGAACTGTCGTGGAACATCAGGTGCGCCGCCGCGTCCGCCACCACCAGCTGCACCGGCATCGTGACGTACAGCGGATCGTCACCGGGCCCGAAGGCACGGCCGGGATCGGTGTTCCACAACCGGTACGTGCCGTCTCGCAGCCGCGGCCCCGAAGCACGCCCGCCCAGCCCGAAGAACCGCGCGTCCGCGGCCACCTCCGAGCGCTGCACCCAGCGCGCCGCGCCCCCGCCCACCGGCTCCCACCAGCGCGGCGGCAGATCCCGCCGCAGCAGCACGCCACCCGGCGTGCACACCTCCACCGCGCCGTGCCGCGAGACACTCACCGTCACCCGCTCCGCCACGACCCGCCAGCCGCCGTCGGTGTCCGGTTCGAGAACCGCCCGCGGATCCGGCTCCGGACAGCGCCCCGCGAGCGCGTACGACGGTTCGGGCCCGGCCCCGTCCCAGCCCCAGAAGACGGCCCCGTTCACGGCGACCGTGATCCGCAGCTCGGACCGGCTGAACCGGATCACACCGCCCCCCGGCCCGGGCTCCGCGCCCTGCACCTGACCCGGAACCCGGGCCCGCTCCGCCCCCCGCGCGGGCAGCCCGGCGGCATCGATCCGCCTCCTGCGCCACGCGGCCCGTACGGTACGCAACCCCTGAGCCGCCTTGCTCGAACCGACCACTCTTACCGAACGCACCAGGCCACGACCGTCCATGCTGCTCACCCTGCCACTCGGCACTCCGCACCGGCGTGCCGTTCAACTGGCGTTCACCCGCGCCGGGACCACATCTTCACGACACGGACTATGTGGAGCGCACCCTGGTGCAGAAGTCGATCACATGGCATCGTCCCTGTCAGCCGCGTCACGCGCACACCCCAGCCCGTGCGCGTCCCACGCACACAAAGCGCAGAAGCCCGGGAGCCGCCCCATGTCGTCCGCGAACCCCCAGCCGCTCTGGCAGCCCGATCCGCAACGGATCGCCCAGGCACGCATCACCAGGTTCCAGTCCTGGGCGGCGGAACACCACCAGGCCCCGGCCGACGGCGGGTACCCGGCCCTGCACCGCTGGTCCGTCGACCACCTCGACACCTTCTGGAAGGCCGTCACGGAGTACTTCGACGTGCGGTTCTCGACCCCGTAC
Coding sequences within:
- a CDS encoding MIP/aquaporin family protein, whose translation is MSNGDIFVGEVIGTAILILFGAGVCAAITLRHSKAQAAGWVAIAFGWGFGVLAGAYTAAPLSGGQLNPAVTIGIAVDTGKWGKVWVYLLGQFVGAMLGAVLTYLVYLAQFQANVPDEESGEEPTPTLGIFSTIPEIRNPVANLVTEIIATIALVLPILAFGLTKGLGESGTTVLIVSLLVVGIGLSLGGPTGYAINPTRDLGPRLVHTFLPIPNKGTSDWGYAWIPVVGPLIGGALAGLIYNAAF
- a CDS encoding EAL domain-containing protein translates to MKRDRRTGAPREELGALVAVEGVETEIQLAAALSAGAQPAQGELFAPRPQVRSGGCLSSLPSATLTPPGCR
- a CDS encoding lipid-transfer protein; this translates as MTADVAVLGVGMHPWGKWGRSFVEYGTAAARAALADAGLEWRDIGSVVGADTVRGGYPGYVAGATFARALGWQGARVASVYAACASGAQAVAAARAQILAGLADVVLVVGADAAPKGFFRPAGGDRPDDPDWLRFRLLGATNPTYFGLYARRRMAVFGDTPEDFALVKVKNAALGALNPYARYRRRVTAEEVAASQVVADPLRLLDICATSDGGAALVLSSLEFARRHGAPRPVRIRAVSTVTPRYPSTVLDLPDIATDSAAAVEPPPEPFRASIARAAYQEAGIGPEELSLAEVYDLSTALELQWYEDLGLCAEGEAAKLLREGATAPGGRIPVNASGGLASFGEAVPAQAIAQVCELTWQLRDAAGDRQVAHARVGITANQGLFGHGSSVIAVR
- a CDS encoding Zn-ribbon domain-containing OB-fold protein, whose translation is MSRRRTPAADGWFTGEGDGFRLLGTRCAACASVFFPREDAHCRNPGCAGGDLEEVPLSRRGRIWSYTDSRYRPPSPYVSDPELPWEPYALIAVELEPERIVVLGQAVPGITVADLAVGMEVEVVPGVLSEDTETAWTTWHWRPTGVAA
- a CDS encoding NUDIX domain-containing protein — encoded protein: MSENQHPIANSAPGSHCSSCGAAYGEGISGWPRTCPACGHVAYRNPLPVAIALQPVYDTKGTALVVITRTVAPARGGTALPGGYVDDREDWRHAVVRELKEETGIDAAARDVRLVDAMSSPDGHLLLFGLLPERPAEGLPPSGATDETDGWHLLRRPEELAFPLHSVAVRAWFEGRY
- a CDS encoding TIM-barrel domain-containing protein, producing the protein MDGRGLVRSVRVVGSSKAAQGLRTVRAAWRRRRIDAAGLPARGAERARVPGQVQGAEPGPGGGVIRFSRSELRITVAVNGAVFWGWDGAGPEPSYALAGRCPEPDPRAVLEPDTDGGWRVVAERVTVSVSRHGAVEVCTPGGVLLRRDLPPRWWEPVGGGAARWVQRSEVAADARFFGLGGRASGPRLRDGTYRLWNTDPGRAFGPGDDPLYVTMPVQLVVADAAAHLMFHDSSWDGTVTLREGEEGAGSGHDRTGRCELRMDGGPLRCWVMVGTPARVLHTWASLTGAPALPPAWALGHHHARWGFGSEQEVRRIVAGYQERGLPLDAVHLDIDHYDGHQVFTVDQERFPKLSTLAEELRRDGIRLVSIVDPAVKAEPGNPVYDSGTAVDAFVRDPSGRTVEGVVWPGEAVFPDFTDARVRAWWGGLYEERLALGFAGFWHDMNEPTSFTAFGESTLPRSARHALEGRGGDHREAHNVYALCMARAAYEGLRGLVPGERPFLFSRSGWAGVQRYGGTWSGDVATGWPGLRASLSLVLGLGLCGVPYSGPDVGGYDGSPSPELFLRWFQLGAYLPLFRTHASIGAGRREPWEFGSEVLEHARVALVERRRLLPYFMTLAQLARRTGAPYVRPVWWGAPEDRALRDCEDAFLLGDALLVAPVLDPGADRRAVQLPRGRWYDTVTEQAYEGPGQVLVDAPLSRIPVLARAGAVLPVRDEDGGTRLEVWAPARGRTGGGLFVPDAGDGWEEPEMERYVARWEGRQVVVRRDDESGVSKPSRPVRVRGLG